The following DNA comes from Brassica oleracea var. oleracea cultivar TO1000 chromosome C5, BOL, whole genome shotgun sequence.
CTATCCGTGGTTTCTCTTGTTTCCCAATTTAATTCACTCAAGTACTCTGAAATTTTAGAAAAGGATCATGCCAAATCCCCAATATTTTGGCATTTTTATTTTCAAAGCCCACCAAAATCATCTAAACATCTTCAAAACCCACTTAAAATCCCACCAAACCTAAAAATCCCAAAACCTCTTCAAACACTCTGTTCAATACACCCTCCTTAGGGTGTAGAAACTGTGAATAGAAGAAAGAACCCCATCCTAAAACCTTAAACACCAAGGAAGCATCAAAGAAAAATGCTACTAACGGAGCTATCATCATGGACACGCCAAATGGTCTCACCCAGAAGATTAGCCACCGACAATATCGTTAGCTGCGGGAAGTAATTCTTCTCCGCTACCGGTAATGTATTCGTCACTATCACTTCTTGCAGCAAACCGCTCGATAACCGCTCTATCGCAGGCGGACTGTAAGAAAAAAAAACTCTAATCACATGTGTTCTCACATACACAAGAAGAAGAAAAAATGGTGAATTCGAGAGCTCACCTGAAAACCGCGTGCGTGCAGCAAGCGTAAACCTCACGAGCACCCTCCTCGTGCAAAAGAGCTGCTCCTTTCACAATGGTTCCTGCATACAAAACAAAGTGGTACTTGGTAATGTTGTTTCGGTCTGGGAATCATCTCTTGGTAACTAACCAGCGGTATCAATCATGTCATCCACCATTACTGCCACTTTGCCTTTAACATCACCTATTAGGTTCATGACCTGTGTGGAAGAGTGAGTCACGTGTGAAAAAACTTGCGTGCAGGAACGAGTCATTAGAAAGTTTAGAAGTTTGACCTCAGCAACATTGTGGCCGTGACGTCTTTTATCAACAATGGCAAGGGGAGCATCGGATAATTTCTTGGCAAAAGCACGTGCCCTAGCAACTCCACCAACATCAGGAGAAACCACTACCAAATCCTTTGATGAAATTGACTTGCTAGCAAGATAATCTAGTATCACAGGCTGAAACGTAAAATCACAGAAATTAAAAGAGCTATAATGATTAAAAACATAAAATACAAAGAAGCGTTTGTCCTTTGATCTAAATAAGAGTTTAAAAGCAGAAGAAAAAAAGTTTGATTTATGAAAATTTATAAGATATAACGGAAAGAAGTCCGGCTAGTAAAACGGAGACGGCTGATATGTCAAGAAGTTTGAAGGTACACACACACCTGGCAATAGACATGATCCACAGGTATGTCAAAATAACCCATGGACTGTCCTGAATGAAGATCACACGCAAGAACCCGATCCACACCTGCCTCCGTTATAAGGTTTGCAACCAGTTTGGCAGCAATGGATTCACGCCCTTGTGTCTAGAATATACAATAAGTTTTAAAATTGCTTTGCTTGAAACCTCATTTTGCCAAAAAAAAAAGGGAGAGATTAATTGTTGGTACCTTTCTATCAGCTCTTGCGTATCCAAAATAGGGAATCACAGCAGTAACTTTCTTAGCGGAAGCTCTTCGGCAAGCATCCACCATGATCAACAGCTCCATGAGATTCTCATTAGTCGGAGTGCAAGTAGGCTGCACCAAGAAGACATCGCAGCCTCTAACACTCTCTTTGAGCTGAACGTAGACCTCCCCATCAGCAAACCTCTTGATGCTAAT
Coding sequences within:
- the LOC106292903 gene encoding ribose-phosphate pyrophosphokinase 2, chloroplastic-like, giving the protein MASLALTSPPGVKVPSHLASSSSSLISRSSISFTTIESGSRICVSNSAKCNLPKALTLGNGNASIPIINGTTLPKYLDSSSRLEKPVSSRRANTKLKLFSGTANPALSQEIAWYMGLELGKISIKRFADGEVYVQLKESVRGCDVFLVQPTCTPTNENLMELLIMVDACRRASAKKVTAVIPYFGYARADRKTQGRESIAAKLVANLITEAGVDRVLACDLHSGQSMGYFDIPVDHVYCQPVILDYLASKSISSKDLVVVSPDVGGVARARAFAKKLSDAPLAIVDKRRHGHNVAEVMNLIGDVKGKVAVMVDDMIDTAGTIVKGAALLHEEGAREVYACCTHAVFSPPAIERLSSGLLQEVIVTNTLPVAEKNYFPQLTILSVANLLGETIWRVHDDSSVSSIFL